The region GGTACAAAGCTGTTATATGTGCAAGCACCATATAAGGTAAACCGAGATAATAATCAGCTACCTTATGGGTTAAAGGATTACCCGAATAAGAACGCAGATAAATTACTGGAGGGTCTTAATAAACTTAAGATTGATTATATCGATTTTAGAGAGGTATTTGCCAACAACTTTTTAGATTATCCTAGTCTCTTTTTTAATACAGACCATCACTGGACAACAGAAGCTGCATTTTTTGCTTACCAGTATATGCTAGATTATATGGAAAAAAATTATGAATTTCAATATAACAAACAAACCTATAATGGAGCGAATTATAATCAGGTTACCTTAAAGCAATCCTTTATAGGCTCCTTAGCAAATCGAGTAGGTAAAAGGTATGCAGGTATTGATGATTTTACTTTTATTTATCCAAACTTTAAAACGAAACTTACCTATATGAAATTTGATGCAAATGGTTCCCTCTATCTGGTTCGAAATGGTACCTTTGAAGAGTCCGTATTCTACCCTGAACGAATGGATGACCCTAATACGCCACTTGCTTATCGAGACAACTGCTACCTTGGTGGTAATCCTGATTTAGGCCGAATCATTAATCATAAAGTTCAAAAAGGTAAAATTTTATTTGTTCAAGATTCTTACGGCAAACCGATTGCCTCTTTTATGGCTTTAAACTTTCATGAAGTCGACATTATTGATTTACGTTATTTTACCGAGAGTTATTTAATGGATTTTATTAAGAAGGAAACCACACCTTATGATTATGTCGTAATTTTATATAATCCTTCTGCATTAAAGCGTTCCACTTATTATAGACAATTTCGATTTTATAATTATGAATAGCTATGTTAAAGAGCTACAAGAAAAATAAATTAATAATTAATGATTTCTCAACATTGTAATTGTTTAACAATAATTATAAAGAAAATTTTAACCTTAACTGTGGAAAATAATAGTATGCTAAATATAAAATAAGGAACTGCCCGTTTCGTTATTCTAAACGGCTCTATAATAAATGTTGGGGTATGTGAAATTAATTCGCTACTCCAACGTTTTTTATTTTATAATAATAAAAAACCTCCCAGTGCCAGTCTCGAAACAAATCACCAGGAGGTTGCATAAATGCATAATTATTGTATCAATAAACTACTAAATTTAAAAGAGGTAAAAGTAAAAAATATAATTCATGGGGATTCCTATGTAAAAATCTTTATTGAAACAAAGGCTAGCGTACAAACTTGTCCTTGCTGTGGTCGCCATACCAAGCAAATTCATGATTACCGTTGGCAATCCATCAAGGACTTGCCCTTTCAACTAAAGCATTGTTACCTAGTTTTAAAAAAGCGACGTTATCGATGTTCTTGTGGAAAAAGATTTAGTGAAAAGTATTCTTTCCTTGCTCGTTATCAGCAAAGATCTACTCGCTTAACTCAATACATAGTAAATGAATTAAGAGATACTACTTCACTAAAATCTGTTGCTAATAAAGCCAATGTTTCATCCGCTACTATTGTAAGGATTCTAGACACAATCCATTATACTTGCCCTTCTTTAAAAGACGCGATATCCATTGATGAATATAAAGGCAATGCTGAGACTGGAAAGTATCAATGTATCATCGTTAATCCAAAGCAGCGCTCCATTATGGATATCCTTCCTGACCGCACACAACCTCACTTATCTGCCTATTTTCGGAATATAAACCGTAGCGAGCGATATCGTGTAAAATATTTTGTGTGTGATATGTGGCAGCCATATGTGGATTTAGCCCATAGCTATTTCCCCAATGCACAAGTAATTATTGATAAATATCATTTTATTCGTCAAGTCACCTGGGCAATTGAAAATGTAAGAAAGCGACTTCAAAAAACAATGCCTACTTCTTTAAGAAAATACTATAAACGAAGCCATAAACTGATTTTAACACGCTATCATAAACTAGAAGACGAATACAAAAAAGCATGTGACTTGATGCTTTATTACAATGATGACTTACGAAAAGCGCATATGTTGAAAGAATGGTTTTATAATATTTGTCAAAGTACTAAGTTCTCCTTTCAGAGAACACAGTTTTACGAATGGATTCGCAATGCAGAAAGTTCTGGTATAGCAGAGTTTGAAAAATGTGCTGCCACATACCGTCACTGGGGAAAAGAAATATTAAATTCTTTTAAATATGGAATTACAAACGGACCAACAGAAGGTTTTAATAATAAGATAAAAGTTCTTAAACGTATTTCCTATGGTATTCGAAACTTTGAACGTTTCCGTACTCGTATTTTACACTCTTGTAACTAAATAACAATAGACTGGCACGAGGTTTATTTCGTATGCCCAAAAATATATGTTATAGGCCCCAAATATAAAAATAGCTCTACATCCAGTAATGGAGCATGATTGATAACAATTATACCCCAAGACTTGACATAGAGCCTTCTAAACAAGCAGTTCCTTTATTTTTATCAATTTATTAGCAGTCATGCTATATTTTATGGTAATATAATTGTTTTAATTGGACCATATCCATTTTTATTAGAAGCATAAATCTTAATTAACGATCCTGATTTCAATTTAGGTACCTTTATCGTAAATGTACCATCATCAGAAATCACACCCGTATAGTTAATATTATCAATCTTTGCATATACTTTAGTCTTTGAGTTCTTAATAGTCGCTTCACCCTCATTACCTGATAAGAATACATCAACACTACCTTCAATTGTCATTTGCCCTGTTGTAATAGGTTTTACAATAGGCATATCAGGTGCAAGTTTAACAACTTTAATTTCAAGCGGATCGCTCATAGTAGTTTCATTTAATGCATGGATAATAATTTTGGTACCTGAATTTACCTTCTCAATAGCAACTGTATGGACATAACCCTTGTATTTTTTATTATATACTCCTGATTTTGATTCATATACTTTATTTCCAATTGTTGCTATTACTGAATTATTCTGCTCCGTTACAATTTTAAGGTTTTTATGAGTATTTGTAATTTCAGTTAGTAGTATTGGAGACTTTGGTTTCTCATACTTAACAATCTTTGTAGTTAAAGCAATAAGATTTCCTAAATTATTTCTATGGTATGCGTAAACATAGCCACCTTGAACTAAGTTATCAGTAACCTTATAATTGAATATACCTGTACTATTAGTTGTTCCATTAATAACTTTTATACCTTCCGCCGTTGGTATAGCTAGTGAAATATCTCGTGATGGTAGATAAGTAACTTTAATAGTAGTTACATTGTATTCAATATCTGCAATAGATACATTCTTAGTTTCTTGTTGCTCTTTCATATCTGAAACTAATAATTTTGTTTGGCGACTAATACGCTTGCTACCATTTATAAAGTCTTCTGCATATACCGTTACTTCATCACCCACATTTAATGTATTATTGAGTACCATACTAAAATAGCCACTAGTATCAGTTTTAGTTTTATATACTGATCCCCCAGCAACAATAGTAACTTCTATTTGCTTTTCACCAGTAACAGATTTAACATTACCATATATTTCATTATCCATGTTAGTTATTTCTTCAACTTCTGGAGAATATGGCCCCCCCTCCAGTATTGAAGTAGTGGCTACTTTACTAACTCGACCAACATGGTCTATATTATATAACTTTATAGTATAACCAACATCAATGTTTGGTAATTGGATTGAAAAATTACCTTTCTCATCTACTGTTTCATCTACTTCAATTACACTAAAATTATCTAAGTCTATTTCAGTACATTGTGCTAATCGATTTTCACCACCATCTTTTGGAATGTATACTCTTCGAATGGTGTCTACTACTGCAATAACAAGTGCATCCTCTTCGTTAGTCTTTCCAGTTAATGCATCAGAATTATTAAAATACTTAACCACGCTTAGCTGGTCCGGACCACTTCTTTTTACTTTAACCTTAACTTTATTACTTTGGCGATCATTTGGTACATCCTTAGCATAAACATATAATAAAGATCCAGCTTTTTGAGAAGGAATGCTTACAGAGTACGAGCCATCCCTAGTTGAACGGCCTTCGTATATTTTCCCATCTTGTGTTTCAATCACAACTGTTACATTTGCTTCCGTTCTACCAGTTATACTACTCTTTTTATTACTAAAAGACCAAACCTTTGGTGGAGCCATTTCCTTAACTCCGATGTTATCTATTACTAGAGTATATAATTTTTTATTACCATTATTATCTTCAACAAGAATAGAAATATTTGAGTTCCCAGGAACAGAGAATTTATGTTTTTCAACATTTCTAGCAATAACCCATTCTCCGGCATCAATTTTCAAATTACCATACATATATTTAATACTTTTAATTCCAAAACTCGAAAAGGCATCAACGTAGATATCATATCCTTCAGCAACAGGATCTAAAATACCAGGTGCCACTACGATATAGGGTTCTTTAACTTTTGGTTCATTTGATAATTTTCCACAATAATAATTATATTCGTCACCTTCAATTAAGGTTTCCTTATACCAATCACTTTTGACTGCTAAATCACTTGCCATCTTAGGAACCTTGATAATAAATTCCTGGTTCTTATTCAAAGCAAGTTTCCAATTATAATCTGGAACTGGCTCATAGCCTCCAGTTTTGATTTCATTTTGTAAAAACTCTGTAATTAATACTTGGGTA is a window of Lachnoclostridium phytofermentans ISDg DNA encoding:
- a CDS encoding ISL3 family transposase, producing MHNYCINKLLNLKEVKVKNIIHGDSYVKIFIETKASVQTCPCCGRHTKQIHDYRWQSIKDLPFQLKHCYLVLKKRRYRCSCGKRFSEKYSFLARYQQRSTRLTQYIVNELRDTTSLKSVANKANVSSATIVRILDTIHYTCPSLKDAISIDEYKGNAETGKYQCIIVNPKQRSIMDILPDRTQPHLSAYFRNINRSERYRVKYFVCDMWQPYVDLAHSYFPNAQVIIDKYHFIRQVTWAIENVRKRLQKTMPTSLRKYYKRSHKLILTRYHKLEDEYKKACDLMLYYNDDLRKAHMLKEWFYNICQSTKFSFQRTQFYEWIRNAESSGIAEFEKCAATYRHWGKEILNSFKYGITNGPTEGFNNKIKVLKRISYGIRNFERFRTRILHSCN
- a CDS encoding DHHW family protein, coding for MDKEKHSLHIGNLITAILFILFIMAYFICLWVNSPNIIRDIKKSINKTLSVNVNQDLDEEDILDENIEQKPVSSTTSISAKLGTVFSKTESVINESIPGRLSLIDWNGLAQRILQKRMIPESNDNNTVYKMDNGQLTYTYPDIGVRIAHKNFTVLDKYLKSVGTKLLYVQAPYKVNRDNNQLPYGLKDYPNKNADKLLEGLNKLKIDYIDFREVFANNFLDYPSLFFNTDHHWTTEAAFFAYQYMLDYMEKNYEFQYNKQTYNGANYNQVTLKQSFIGSLANRVGKRYAGIDDFTFIYPNFKTKLTYMKFDANGSLYLVRNGTFEESVFYPERMDDPNTPLAYRDNCYLGGNPDLGRIINHKVQKGKILFVQDSYGKPIASFMALNFHEVDIIDLRYFTESYLMDFIKKETTPYDYVVILYNPSALKRSTYYRQFRFYNYE
- a CDS encoding Ig-like domain-containing protein yields the protein MAYKKMKKYLKKTITALLAVAMTAGCLAAGVPGKQVLAATTSGTSATSKDNADTKTNEKDKLNFRFILTTDLHGTVSSVDYIGGTNFPNTGLSRAYQLIEKAREEVGKANAVTLDAGDVLFDASMEYIMDQDSDVVQPIYQAMALVGYDAITLGNHDFDYGKDYLLQQLAGSGLMDKVVVSNLKNSKENSYPFLQNMIITRDAVTASGKKVTINIGIVGETIPTLSTKTDDYTGIWKTEDIVENVRKESKLLKEQGADIVVALVHSGFGEEEPESMATNAAYALTKIDEVDVILCGHEHNAFPNPKSDNSSYNSMPGVDPVNGIVNGKVMVMAMNLARSIGIADLTLEYDQTADKFEIVSQKGSNRLVSDYKTTENKAIVDTLSEWKEEMEGYRSHVVATLKDGVTIHNFFSLLEDSNALQLQNDARIAYARRYIERFDKTYANYPVIAAASNYSFGANSSDDYVNISGQVKQSDLFTLQSYRQYTCIYKVTGAQLREWMEWCAGMYNTMDSNDMVYLISDEWQDNWANYFVFDGIQYTIDPYVKPRYNIDGIKINSTRRITNLTYNGQLVTDDMEFIIASNSLSSLAKTNPVFQWANTQMIRNLYRTQVLITEFLQNEIKTGGYEPVPDYNWKLALNKNQEFIIKVPKMASDLAVKSDWYKETLIEGDEYNYYCGKLSNEPKVKEPYIVVAPGILDPVAEGYDIYVDAFSSFGIKSIKYMYGNLKIDAGEWVIARNVEKHKFSVPGNSNISILVEDNNGNKKLYTLVIDNIGVKEMAPPKVWSFSNKKSSITGRTEANVTVVIETQDGKIYEGRSTRDGSYSVSIPSQKAGSLLYVYAKDVPNDRQSNKVKVKVKRSGPDQLSVVKYFNNSDALTGKTNEEDALVIAVVDTIRRVYIPKDGGENRLAQCTEIDLDNFSVIEVDETVDEKGNFSIQLPNIDVGYTIKLYNIDHVGRVSKVATTSILEGGPYSPEVEEITNMDNEIYGNVKSVTGEKQIEVTIVAGGSVYKTKTDTSGYFSMVLNNTLNVGDEVTVYAEDFINGSKRISRQTKLLVSDMKEQQETKNVSIADIEYNVTTIKVTYLPSRDISLAIPTAEGIKVINGTTNSTGIFNYKVTDNLVQGGYVYAYHRNNLGNLIALTTKIVKYEKPKSPILLTEITNTHKNLKIVTEQNNSVIATIGNKVYESKSGVYNKKYKGYVHTVAIEKVNSGTKIIIHALNETTMSDPLEIKVVKLAPDMPIVKPITTGQMTIEGSVDVFLSGNEGEATIKNSKTKVYAKIDNINYTGVISDDGTFTIKVPKLKSGSLIKIYASNKNGYGPIKTIILP